In Sphingobacterium sp. lm-10, one DNA window encodes the following:
- a CDS encoding response regulator transcription factor, protein MVRIILADDHRVVRNGIRLLLETQPDINIIAEATSGEEVLALLNDNSDVDILLTDMNMNGISGPELMQSVSNDFPHIKVVFLSMIDNELEVKEVMNLGAKAYLLKNADYDELLFAISHVGKGGQYLSSEISMRLLQSIGSVSQKSQPETVLRDLDLSSREYDVLQLLVNGFTTKDIAEKLFISKRTVEGHRQKLLDKTTSKNYVELIKFAINHQLID, encoded by the coding sequence ATGGTGCGTATTATATTAGCTGACGACCACCGAGTCGTTAGAAATGGCATACGGTTGCTTTTAGAGACCCAACCGGATATTAACATTATTGCTGAAGCCACAAGTGGTGAGGAAGTGCTAGCGCTGCTTAACGACAATTCTGATGTAGACATTCTGCTGACTGATATGAACATGAATGGAATCAGCGGGCCAGAGTTGATGCAGTCGGTATCAAACGATTTTCCTCATATCAAAGTAGTCTTTCTAAGTATGATCGATAACGAGCTCGAGGTTAAGGAGGTTATGAATTTGGGAGCGAAAGCCTACCTGCTAAAAAATGCCGATTACGATGAGTTACTCTTTGCGATCTCTCATGTTGGCAAAGGCGGCCAGTATCTATCTTCAGAAATATCTATGCGATTATTACAGTCGATAGGGAGCGTATCACAAAAATCACAGCCAGAGACGGTTTTACGAGACTTGGATCTATCTTCTAGAGAATATGATGTGCTACAGTTGCTGGTAAACGGATTTACAACTAAAGATATCGCAGAAAAATTGTTTATCAGTAAGCGAACGGTGGAAGGGCATAGACAAAAATTACTGGATAAGACAACATCTAAGAATTATGTCGAACTCATCAAGTTCGCAATCAATCACCAGTTGATTGATTAG